In Gossypium arboreum isolate Shixiya-1 chromosome 5, ASM2569848v2, whole genome shotgun sequence, a single genomic region encodes these proteins:
- the LOC108452797 gene encoding E3 ubiquitin-protein ligase UPL2-like yields the protein MANIRSTLPSRLRQLLSGETTISPSIKLDSEPPPQIKAFIDKVIQSPLQDIAIPLSGFRWEYSKGNFHHWRPLFLHFDTYFKTYLSCRNDLLLSDKILEDDSPVPKQAVLQILRVMQTILENCHNKSSFDGLENFKLLLSSTDPEILIATLETLFALVKINPSKVHGSGKLIGCGSVNSYLLSLAQGWGSKEEGLGLYSCVLANERTQEEGLSLFPSDIENENVGDKSQHRIGSSLYFELHGLNTQSTEQSVGNSSSTLRVIHIPDLHLRKEGDLLIMKQCIEQYNVPPELRFSLLTRIRYAHAFRSPGICRLYSRICLLAFIVLVKSNDANDELTAFFANEPEYTNELIRIVRSEETIPGNIRTLAMLALGAQLAAYSASHDRARILSGSSISFTAGNRMILLNVLQKAVLSLKGSSDPSSLSFIEALLQFYLLHITSSSASGSNIRGSGMVPTFLPLLEDSDLSHMHLVYLAVKALQKLMDYSSSAVTLLRELGGVELLAQRLQIEVHRVTGISGGNDHSMVYGEYSGYNDDQLHSQKRLIKVLLKALGSATYAPANSTRPQNPNESSLPGTLTLIYRDADKFGGDIYYSAVTVMSEIIHKDPTCLPALLDLGLPDAFLSSVLSGVLPSSKAITCVPNGLGAICLNAKGLEAVKETSALRFLVDIFTSKKYVLVMNEAIVPFANAVEELLRHVSSLRSSGVDILIEIVNKIDSFGDSSGFSRSSSVEKVTESTAMETDSVDKGNEEQCCLVGAVDSVNEGISDEQFLQLCILHLMVLLHRTTENSETCRLFVEKSGIEALLKLLLRPSIVKSSEGMSIALHSTMVFKGFTQHHSAPLARAFCSSLGEHLKKAMSGFGAASGSFLLDPKLMPDDGVFSPLFLVEFLLFLAASKDNRWVSALLAELGNGSKDVLEDIGSVHREILWQIALLEDAKLEADDDGASASSAEPDSQQRESSASDTEEQRLNSFRRFLDPLLRRRTPGWSIESQFFDLVNLYRDLGRAGGFHQRLGIDGSNMRFGASHSTSSNVSGTANKKEYDKQRSYHTSCCDMMRSLSFHITHLFQELGKVMLLPSHRRDDTVNASPAAKSVASSFSSIALGHMNFGGHVNSSGSEASISTKCRYFGKVIDFIDSVLQDRPDSCNAIMLNCLYGCGVVQSVLTTFEATSQLLFAVNRAPASPMDMDDGNVKQDEKEDGDHAWIYGALASCGKLMAHLVASSFILSPFTKHLLVQPLANGDVPFPRDAETFVKVLQSMVLKAVLPVWTHPQFTDCSYVFITTVISIIRHIYSGVEVKDVTSSNSARITGPPPNETAIATIVEMGFSRSRAEEALRQVGSNSVELAMEWLFSHPEETQEDDELARALAMSLGNPETDTNVDVTNENSQELEEEMVQLPPVEELLSTCTKLLQMKEPLAFPVRDLLVLICSQNDGQCRSSVISFILDQVRDSSSASDGRNNSLLSALFHVLALILYEDVETREIASKTGLVKLVTDLLFEWDTGSADKEKRQAPKWVTTAFLALDRLLQVDQKLNTEIVEQLKGDNVSCQQTSVSIDEDKKSKLHCSFGSARHIDIHEQKRLIEIACSCIRNQFPSETMHAVLQLCSTLTRTHSIAVHFLDCGGVSSLLLLPTSSLFPGFDNVAATIIHHVLEDPQTLQQAMEAEIKHSLSAMANRHSNGRVSPRNFLVNLSSVISRDPVIFMQSVKSVCQVEMVGDRPYIVLIKDRDKDKFKEKEKDKEKASDKDKAPQSDGKGNLCNVNSAGPGNGPGRLNDLNSKSVKMHRKYPQSFVIVIELLLDSVSAFVPPLTDDVKTEVPVDAPTSTDMEIDVTASKGKGKAIATVSEENEASGQDASASLAKMVFILKLLSEILLMYASSVNVLLRRDAEISSCRLPHQRMSTGLSTCGIFHHFLHSFIPYSRNSKKERKIDGDWRHKLATRASQFLVASCVRSAEARKRVFTEINCIFNDFVDSCEGFKPPSSDMQTFIDLLNDILVARTPTGSCISAEASATFIDVGLVASLTRTLEVLDLDNSESPKFVTGLIKALELVTKEHVHSADSSAIKGENSVKPVDQNQSGGADNIVDASQSMEMVSQSNRDAVAADHIESFNTVQNYGGSEAVTDDMEHDQDIDGGFAPATEDDYMQETSENGRGLGNGVDNLGIHFEIQPHEQENLGDDEDEEMSGDEGDEVEEDDDDEDEDHNDLEEDDVHHLSHPDTDQDDHEIDDDEFDDEVLEEDDEDDGDDEGGVILRLEEGINGMDVFDQIEVLGRDHSFTSEALHVMPVEVFGSRRHERTTSIYSPLGRSGENSGPSTHPLLVGPSSLHSASTRQSENARDMIISNRNSDSTSSRLDTIFRSLRNGRHSHRLNLWVDESQQSSGSSAATVPQGLEELLVSQLRRPVPEKTSDHNTSTVEPQTHGEGSQLQGSGPGATPEIPVVNSGNNENANVLPSSAATDSSLNADGRPAVTDSLQGTDASNIHQQSVEMQFEQNDAAVRVIEAVSQESSGSGATLGESLRSLDVEIGSADGHDDGGERQGSSDRISDPQAARARRTNVALGNSTAVGGRDVPLHSVTEVSENSSREAEQDSTTAEQQMNSDGGSGSIDPAFLDALPEELRTEVLSAQQGPAAQSSNAEEQNSGDIDPEFLAALPPDIRAEVLAQQQAQRLHQSQELEGQPVEMDTVSIIATFPSDLREEVLLTSSDAILANLTPALVAEANMLRERFAHRYHNRNLFGMYPRNRRGESSRRGEGIGSSLDRMGGSIVSRRSVSAKLIEAEGTPLIGPEALQAMVRLLRMVQPLYKGSLQKLLLNLCAHNETRTALVKILMDMLTLDTRKPVSYPNAIEPPYRLYGCQNNVMYSRPQYFDGVPPLVSRRVLETLTYLTRNHPYVAKILLQFRLPSPTLQELRNSDQSRGKALMNEEQQEGYISIVLLLSLLNQPLYLRSIAHLEQLLNLLDVIIDHVERKPLSSEKSKASPTEQKPALQISMSDADINAENHDALEVSESPLKTMDSSTASTSDGSNECDAQSVLTNLPRTELRLLCSLLAREGLSDNAYSLVAEVMKKLVAIAPSHCHLFISELADAVQNLIRSAMDELKLFGEAVKSLLSTTSSDGAAILRVLQALSSLVTSITEKEKDLQLLPETERSSALSQVWDINTALEPLWIELSICISKIESYSDSAPDLLAPSSTSTSRQSGLTPPLPAGTQNILPYIESFFVMCEKLHPAQPGSVNDFGMAALSDVEDASTPSAGQQKNASSVSKFDEKHVAFVKFSEKHRKLLNAFIRQNPGLLEKSFSLMLKVPRFVDFDNKRAHFRSKIKHQQHDHHHSPLRISVRRAYILEDSYNQLRLRSTQDLKGRLTVHFQGEEGIDAGGLTREWYQLLSRVIFDKGALLFTTVGNESTFQPNPNSVYQTEHLSYFKFVGRVVGKALFDGQLLDVHFTRSFYKHILGAKVTYHDIEAIDPDYFKNLKWMLENDISDVLDLTFSIDADEEKLILYERTQVTDYELIPGGRNIKVTEENKHQYVDLIAEHRLTTAIRPQINAFLEGFNELIPRELISIFNDKELELLISGLPEIDMDDMRANTEYSGFSAASPVIQWFWDVVQGFSKEDKARLLQFVTGTSKVPLEGFSALQGISGSQKFQIHKAYGSPDHLPSAHTCFNQLDLPEYPSKEHLEERLLLAIHEANEGFGFG from the exons CCTCCTCAAATTAAAGCATTCATTGATAAAGTGATCCAGAGTCCATTACAGGATATAGCAATACCTCTTTCAGGCTTTCGATGGGAGTACAGTAAG GGGAATTTTCATCATTGGAGGCCACTCTTTCTTCATTTTGATACATATTTCAAGACTTACTTGTCTTGTAGGAATGATCTTCTACTGTCAGATAAAATTCTAGAAGATGATAGTCCAGTTCCGAAGCAAGCAGTTCTTCAAATACTACGAGTAATGCAAACAATCTTGGAGAATTGCCACAACAAAAGTTCATTTGATGGCTTGGAG AATTTCAAGCTTCTACTTTCATCCACTGATCCTGAAATTCTTATAGCTACACTGGAGACTCTTTTTGCCCTTGTTAAAATAAATCCTTCCAAGGTCCATGGTAGTGGTAAGTTGATTGGATGTGGCTCAGTAAACAGCTATCTGCTGTCTCTTGCTCAGGGATGGGGGAGCAAGGAGGAGGGATTGGGCCTGTATTCATGTGTTTTGGCAAATGAGAGAACACAGGAGGAAGGGCTTAGCTTGTTTCCATCCGACAtagaaaatgaaaatgttggtGATAAGTCTCAACACCGGATTGGTTCTAGCCTTTATTTTGAATTGCATGGGCTCAATACTCAAAGCACTGAACAAAGTGTTGGCAATTCAAGTTCTACTTTGAGAGTCATACACATTCCAGATCTGCATTTGCGTAAGGAGGGTGATCTGTTAATAATGAAGCAATGCATTGAGCAGTATAATGTACCACCTGAGCTCCGGTTTTCATTGCTAACAAGAATTAGATATGCACATGCCTTTCGGTCGCCCGGGATATGCAGGCTGTACAGCAGGATTTGCCTTCTTGCATTTATTGTCCTTGTTAAGTCTAATGATGCTAATGATGAGCTGACAGCTTTTTTTGCAAATGAACCGGAGTATACAAATGAATTAATCAGGATAGTGCGGTCAGAAGAAACTATTCCAGGAAATATTAGAACTCTTGCAATGCTTGCATTGGGTGCTCAGTTAGCTGCATATTCGGCATCTCATGACCGAGCACGAATTTTGAGTGGATCTAGTATTAGTTTCACTGCTGGGAATCGGATGATCCTGCTGAATGTGCTCCAGAAGGCAGTTTTGTCACTCAAAGGTTCTAGTGATCCATCATCTCTCTCTTTCATTGAGGCCCTTCTTCAGTTCTATCTGCTTCATATCACATCATCATCTGCATCAGGGAGTAATATTCGAGGGTCAGGAATGGTTCCAACCTTTTTACCTCTCTTGGAGGATTCTGACCTGAGTCATATGCATCTCGTCTATTTAGCTGTAAAAGCTCTACAAAAGCTAATGGATTACAGTAGTTCAGCTGTAACATTGCTTAGAGAACTCGGTGGAGTGGAGCTTTTAGCTCAGAGGCTACAAATAGAAGTGCATAGAGTTACTGGTATCTCTGGTGGAAATGATCATTCAATGGTCTATGGTGAATACTCTGGATACAATGATGACCAGTTGCATTCCCAAAAGAGGCTTATAAAGGTACTTTTGAAGGCTCTTGGTTCTGCTACATATGCTCCTGCAAACTCCACTAGACCGCAGAATCCTAATGAAAGTTCACTGCCTGGTACATTGACACTCATATATAGGGATGCAGATAAATTTGGAGGTGATATATACTACTCTGCTGTGACTGTAATGAGTGAAATTATCCATAAAGACCCAACTTGTCTTCCTGCACTGCTTGATTTGGGTCTTCCAGATGCCTTTTTATCTTCAGTGTTATCTGGGGTACTTCCATCTTCAAAGGCTATAACATGTGTTCCAAATGGCCTTGGTGCCATATGTCTTAATGCCAAAGGCTTGGAAGCAGTGAAAGAAACTTCAGCATTGCGATTCCTTGTTGACATCTTTACTAGCAAGAAGTATGTGTTGGTGATGAATGAGGCAATTGTTCCTTTTGCAAATGCAGTTGAAGAGCTTTTGCGCCATGTATCTTCATTGAGGAGCAGTGGTGTTGATATACTTATTGAAATTGTGAATAAAATTGATTCCTTTGGGGACAGTAGTGGTTTCTCTAGGTCATCATCTGTGGAAAAAGTTACTGAGAGTACTGCaatggaaactgattccgtagaCAAAGGAAATGAAGAGCAGTGTTGTCTGGTTGGTGCAGTGGATTCTGTAAATGAAGGAATCAGTGATGAACAGTTTCTTCAATTGTGCATTTTGCATCTGATGGTTTTGCTTCATAGAACTACAGAGAATTCTGAAACATGTCGTCTGTTTGTGGAGAAATCAGGAATTGAGGCTCTACTGAAGCTTCTTTTGAGACCCAGTATTGTAAAATCATCTGAGGGGATGTCTATTGCTTTACATAGCACCATGGTTTTTAAGGGGTTCACTCAGCATCACTCTGCTCCTCTTGCTCGTGCCTTTTGTTCTTCTCTTGGTGAACATTTGAAGAAAGCTATGAGTGGATTTGGTGCAGCTTCAGGGTCCTTTTTACTGGATCCTAAGTTGATGCCTGATGATGGAGTCTTTTCTCCCCTTTTCCTTGTTGAGTTCCTTCTATTTCTTGCTGCGTCCAAAGATAATCGTTGGGTTAGTGCTTTGCTTGCTGAACTTGGAAATGGCAGCAAAGATGTTCTGGAAGACATTGGTTCTGTCCATCGAGAAATCTTATGGCAGATTGCTCTCCTTGAAGATGCCAAACTTGAAGCAGATGATGATGGTGCTAGTGCTAGTTCTGCTGAGCCTGATTCACAGCAACGGGAATCTAGTGCAAGTGATACCGAAGAGCAGAGGTTGAATTCCTTCAGACGGTTCCTTGATCCATTATTAAGGCGGAGGACGCCAGGATGGAGTATTGAATCCCAGTTCTTTGACCTTGTAAACCTTTACCGTGACCTTGGCCGAGCCGGTGGCTTTCATCAGAGATTGGGTATTGATGGTTCAAACATGCGGTTTGGAGCCAGTCATTCTACTTCATCAAATGTTTCTGGAACGGCCAACAAAAAGGAATATGACAAGCAGAGGTCATACCACACCTCTTGCTGTGATATGATGAGGTCACTTTCCTTCCACATTACCCATTTATTTCAAGAGTTGGGAAAAGTGATGTTACTTCCTTCTCATCGTCGGGATGATACAGTTAATGCATCCCCTGCAGCAAAATCTGTTGCTTCTAGTTTTTCCTCTATTGCATTGGGTCACATGAACTTTGGAGGTCATGTAAATTCTTCTGGTTCAGAAGCATCCATATCTACAAAGTGTCGCTACTTCGGTAAGGTTATTGATTTCATTGATAGTGTTCTCCAGGACAGGCCTGATTCTTGTAATGCTATTATGTTAAACTGCTTATATGGATGTGGAGTTGTACAATCAGTTTTGACAACTTTTGAAGCTACCAGTCAATTACTATTTGCTGTTAATAGGGCTCCAGCTTCTCCTATGGATATGGATGATGGTAATGTAAAGCAGGATGAAAAGGAAGATGGAGATCATGCATGGATTTATGGTGCATTAGCTAGCTGTGGCAAACTTATGGCCCACCTGGTGGCATCTTCTTTTATTTTGTCCCCATTCACCAAACACCTGCTTGTGCAACCACTTGCAAATGGAGATGTTCCATTCCCAAGGGATGCTGAAACTTTTGTAAAGGTGCTTCAATCTATGGTGCTTAAGGCAGTTCTTCCAGTATGGACTCATCCACAGTTTACTGATTGCAGTTACGTTTTCATCACCACAGTTATATCTATCATTAGGCACATTTACTCTGGTGTTGAAGTGAAAGATGTTACCAGCAGCAATAGTGCTCGTATTACTGGGCCCCCTCCAAATGAAACTGCTATTGCAACAATTGTTGAGATGGGATTTTCCAGGTCTAGGGCAGAAGAAGCTCTGAGACAAGTTGGATCTAATAGTGTGGAGTTAGCAATGGAGTGGTTATTCTCCCATCCAGAGGAAACCCAGGAGGATGATGAACTTGCTCGTGCACTTGCCATGTCTCTTGGGAACCCTGAAACTGACACAAATGTAGATGTTACAAATGAAAATAGCCAGGAACTTGAAGAAGAGATGGTCCAACTTCCTCCTGTTGAGGAATTGTTGTCAACATGTACAAAGCTGCTTCAGATGAAGGAACCTCTAGCTTTCCCAGTTAGAGATCTCCTTGTATTAATATGCTCCCAAAATGATGGTCAATGTAGGTCCAGTGTCATTTCCTTCATTCTTGACCAAGTGAGAGATTCTAGTTCTGCTTCTGATGGCAGAAACAATTCTCTGCTCTCTGCCCTTTTCCATGTTCTTGCTTTAATCCTTTATGAGGATGTGGAGACACGGGAAATTGCCTCAAAGACTGGACTGGTAAAACTTGTGACCGATTTACTTTTTGAATGGGACACTGGTTCAGCGGACAAGGAGAAGCGTCAAGCTCCAAAGTGGGTAACAACTGCTTTCCTTGCTCTTGATAGGCTACTTCAGGTGGATCAAAAATTGAATACTGAAATTGTTGAGCAATTGAAAGGGGACAATGTTAGTTGTCAGCAGACATCTGTTAGTATTGATGAAGATAAGAAAAGTAAGTTGCATTGCTCATTTGGATCTGCAAGACATATTGATATTCATGAGCAGAAGAGACTGATAGAGATTGCTTGTAGTTGTATAAGAAACCAGTTTCCATCTGAAACAATGCATGCTGTTCTGCAGCTATGTTCTACTCTAACTAGAACCCATTCTATTGCTGTTCATTTTCTTGATTGTGGTGGTGTAAGTTCACTTCTTTTGTTGCCGACAAGTAGTCTTTTTCCTGGGTTTGATAATGTTGCTGCTACCATTATCCATCATGTCCTTGAAGATCCTCAAACCTTGCAGCAGGCAATGGAAGCTGAAATAAAGCATAGTCTTTCGGCTATGGCTAATCGGCATTCTAATGGAAGGGTCAGTCCACGTAATTTCCTTGTCAACCTAAGTTCTGTCATTTCACGTGATCCGGTTATATTTATGCAGTCTGTTAAGTCTGTCTGCCAAGTTGAGATGGTTGGTGACAGACCTTATATTGTTTTGATTAAAGATCGTGACAAAGATAAATTCAAGGAGAAAGAAAAAGATAAGGAGAAAGCATCGGACAAAGATAAAGCACCTCAAAGTGATGGAAAGGGTAATCTGTGCAATGTGAACTCAGCAGGTCCAGGAAATGGGCCTGGAAGACTTAATGATTTGAATTCTAAGTCTGTTAAAATGCATAGAAAATATCCTCAAAGCTTTGTAATTGTGATCGAGCTTCTTTTGGATTCAGTTAGTGCATTTGTGCCTCCCTTGACAGATGATGTCAAAACAGAGGTGCCTGTTGATGCACCAACATCAACTGATATGGAAATTGATGTTACTGCTAGCAAGGGTAAAGGAAAAGCCATTGCAACTGTGTCTGAGGAGAATGAAGCTTCTGGTCAAGATGCTTCTGCATCACTTGCAAAGATGGTCTTCATCTTGAAACTTTTGTCAGAGATTCTGTTAATGTATGCTTCATCTGTGAATGTGCTCCTCCGAAGAGATGCTGAAATTAGTAGCTGCAGGCTCCCTCATCAAAGGATGTCAACTGGTTTATCCACTTGTGGAATATTTCACCATTTTCTTCACAGTTTTATTCCATATTCCCGGAATTCAAAGAAGGAAAGGAAAATTGATGGTGACTGGAGGCATAAACTTGCAACCAGGGCTAGTCAATTTCTGGTTGCATCTTGTGTGCGATCAGCAGAGGCCAGGAAGAGAGTATTTACAGAGATTAATTGTATTTTCAATGACTTTGTTGATTCCTGCGAAGGTTTCAAACCTCCAAGCAGTGATATGCAGACTTTTATTGATTTGCTGAATGATATACTAGTTGCTCGTACGCCAACTGGTTCATGCATCTCAGCAGAAGCGTCGGCCACTTTTATAGATGTTGGGTTGGTTGCATCATTAACACGCACGCTTGAAGTGCTGGATTTGGATAATTCTGAGTCACCTAAATTTGTAACAGGGCTAATAAAAGCTTTGGAACTTGTAACCAAGGAGCATGTTCATTCTGCTGATTCTTCTGCTATCAAAGGTGAGAATTCTGTCAAACCTGTTGACCAGAATCAGTCTGGGGGAGCAGATAATATTGTTGATGCATCACAGTCCATGGAAATGGTATCTCAGTCCAACCGTGATGCAGTTGCAGCTGACCACATTGAATCTTTCAACACTGTCCAAAATTATGGTGGGTCTGAAGCTGTTACAGATGATATGGAGCATGACCAGGATATTGATGGAGGTTTTGCTCCTGCTACTGAGGATGATTATATGCAAGAAACTTCTGAGAATGGAAGGGGTCTTGGAAATGGTGTAGACAATCTGGGGATTCATTTTGAAATTCAGCCCCATGAGCAAGAAAACCTTGGTGATGATGAAGATGAGGAGATGTCGGGAGATGAGGGGGATGAAGTGGAAGAAGATGACGATGACGAAGATGAGGACCATAATGATTTGGAGGAAGATGATGTACATCACCTGTCTCATCCTGACACAGATCAAGATGATCATGAGATAGATGATGATGAGTTTGATGACGAAGTATTGGAGGAAGATGATGAGGATGATGGTGATGATGAGGGTGGAGTTATTCTAAGGTTAGAGGAGGGTATCAATGGAATGGATGTGTTTGACCAGATTGAAGTCTTAGGCAGAGACCACAGCTTTACCAGTGAAGCTCTTCATGTAATGCCAGTTGAAGTTTTTGGTTCTAGACGTCATGAACGTACCACATCCATTTACAGTCCCCTGGGGCGCAGTGGAGAGAATTCAGGGCCTTCAACTCATCCTCTTTTAGTGGGACCTTCATCACTGCACTCAGCATCTACAAGGCAGTCAG AAAATGCCCGTGATatgattatttcaaatagaaactCAGACAGCACCTCATCACGGTTGGATACTATTTTCCGGTCTTTGAGGAATGGGCGTCATAGCCATCGTTTGAACTTGTGGGTTGATGAGAGCCAGCAAAGCAGTGGGTCTAGTGCAGCTACTGTACCACAAGGCCTTGAAGAGCTGCTTGTTTCCCAACTCAGGCGACCTGTCCCTGAGAAAACTTCTGATCACAACACATCAACCGTGGAACCTCAGACCCATGGTGAAGGTAGCCAGTTACAGGGATCAGGGCCTGGTGCTACACCCGAGATTCCAGTAGTAAACAGTGGAAATAATGAAAATGCTAATGTGCTTCCATCTTCTGCAGCAACTGATAGCTCTCTCAATGCTGATGGGAGACCTGCAGTTACTGATTCTCTGCAAGGAACAGATGCATCAAACATACATCAACAATCTGTTGAAATGCAATTTGAGCAGAATGATGCAGCTGTTCGTGTTATTGAAGCAGTGAGCCAAGAAAGTAGTGGTAGTGGGGCCACTTTAGGGGAAAGCCTTCGAAGCCTAGATGTTGAAATTGGAAGTGCAGATGGCCATGATGATGGTGGAGAAAGGCAAGGTTCTTCAGACAGAATATCTGATCCACAGGCTGCACGTGCAAGAAGAACAAATGTGGCTTTAGGGAATTCAACAGCTGTTGGTGGGAGAGATGTACCTCTTCATAGTGTTACTGAGGTTTCAGAGAATTCTAGTCGAGAAGCAGAGCAAGATAGTACCACTGCTGAGCAGCAGATGAATAGTGATGGTGGTTCTGGATCAATTGATCCTGCATTTTTAGATGCTCTCCCAGAGGAGTTGCGTACTGAAGTTCTTTCCGCTCAGCAGGGTCCAGCGGCTCAGTCTTCAAATGCTGAAGAACAGAATTCTGGGGATATCGACCCAGAATTTCTTGCTGCTCTTCCCCCAGACATCCGAGCTGAAGTCCTTGCACAACAGCAAGCTCAAAGGCTTCATCAATCTCAAGAACTTGAAGGTCAACCAGTTGAAATGGACACGGTTTCGATAATTGCCACGTTTCCTTCTGATTTACGAGAAGAG GTTCTATTAACATCATCTGATGCTATTCTTGCTAATCTCACCCCTGCCCTTGTTGCGGAGGCAAACATGTTACGTGAGAGATTTGCACATCGCTATCATAACCGTAACTTGTTTGGGATGTACCCTAGGAATCGCAGAGGTGAATCTTCTAGGAGAGGTGAAGGTATTGGATCCAGCTTGGACAGGATGGGGGGAAGTATAGTGTCACGCAGGTCTGTTTCTGCTAAGCTAATTGAAGCGGAAGGTACCCCCTTAATTGGCCCAGAAGCTCTTCAAGCAATGGTTCGATTACTTCGCATGGTTCAG CCACTGTATAAAGGTTCATTGCAGAAGCTTCTTTTGAACTTATGTGCTCATAACGAAACCAGAACAGCGTTAGTTAAAATCTTGATGGACATGCTGACGCTTGATACAAGAAAGCCTGTCAGTTATCCAAATGCAATTGAACCACCATACAGGCTTTACGGTTGCCAGAATAATGTTATGTATTCTCGTCCTCAATATTTTGATG GAGTTCCTCCTCTGGTGTCTAGGCGAGTTCTTGAAACTCTCACTTACTTGACTCGAAATCATCCATATGTTGCTAAGATCTTACTCCAGTTTAGATTGCCGTCTCCTACCCTACAAGAGCTAAGAAATAGTGATCAGTCACGTGGAAAGGCTTTGATGAATGAGGAGCAGCAGGAAGGATACATTTCCATTGTATTGCTATTGAGCCTTCTCAATCAACCCCTGTACTTGAGAAGTATAGCGCATCTAGAGCAG TTGCTTAACTTGCTGGATGTCATCATTGACCATGTGGAAAGAAAGCCTCTTTCATCTGAGAAATCAAAGGCATCTCCCACTGAACAAAAACCTGCTTTGCAAATTTCAATGTCTGATGCTGACATCAATGCTGAGAATCATGATGCTCTTGAGGTTTCTGAATCACCCTTAAAAACCATGGACTCTTCCACAGCATCAACGTCTGATGGAAGTAATGAATGTGATGCTCAGAGTGTACTTACCAATCTGCCACGAACAGAGCTCCGACTTTTATGTTCCTTGCTTGCACGGGAAGG TTTGTCAGATAATGCATATAGTCTGGTGGCAGAGGTAATGAAAAAGTTGGTTGCTATTGCTCCAAGCCATTGTCATCTTTTTATTTCTGAGCTGGCCGATGCTGTACAAAATTTGATTAGATCTGCCATGGACGAGTTAAAATTGTTCGGTGAAGCTGTGAAATCTCTACTAAGCACAACTTCTtctgatggagctgccattttaaGGGTTTTACAAGCACTAAGTTCTCTTGTGACCTCAATAACTGAGAAAGAGAAGGATCTGCAGCTGCTTCCTGAAACAGAGCGATCTTCTGCTCTTTCTCAGGTGTGGGACATCAATACAGCCTTGGAACCTTTGTGGATAGAGTTGAGCATTTGCATAAGCAAAATAGAGAGCTATTCAGATTCTGCACCAGATTTATTAGCTCCATCCAGCACATCCACATCAAGACAATCTGGTTTAACACCACCCCTACCTGCAGGCACTCAGAACATCTTACCATATATAGAATCTTTCTTTGTGATGTGCGAGAAGTTACATCCTGCACAACCGGGTTCTGTTAATGATTTTGGCATGGCTGCGCTTTCTGATGTTGAGGATGCCAGCACCCCATCTGCTGGCCAGCAGAAAAATGCTTCTTCTGTctcaaaatttgatgaaaaacatGTTGCCTTTGTAAAGTTCTCAGAGAAGCATAGGAAGTTGTTAAACGCTTTTATCCGCCAGAATCCTGGCCTCCTTGAGAAGTCATTTTCACTCATGCTGAAGGTTCCCCGCTTTGTCGATTTTGATAATAAACGTGCTCACTTCAGGTCCAAAATAAAGCATCAACAACATGATCATCATCACAGTCCTCTAAGAATATCGGTTAGAAGAGCTTACATACTTGAGGATTCTTATAACCAACTACGTTTGCGATCAACTCAAGATTTGAAGGGGAGGTTGACTGTTCACTTCCAAGGAGAGGAAGGTATTGATGCTGGCGGGCTTACAAGGGAATGGTATCAGCTGTTGTCCAGAGTTATATTTGACAAAGGAGCATTGCTTTTCACTACAGTGGGGAATGAGTCAACATTCCAGCCTAACCCCAACTCAGTCTACCAAACTGAACATCTTTCATACTTCAAATTTGTTGGACGAGTT GTTGGCAAAGCACTTTTTGATGGGCAACTCTTGGATGTCCACTTCACTAGATCTTTCTACAAGCATATCTTGGGGGCCAAAGTTACTTATCATGACATTGAAGCAATTGATCCTGATTACTTCAAAAACCTGAAGTGGATGCTTGAG AATGATATCAGTGATGTTCTCGACCTTACATTTAGCATTGATGCTGATGAGGAGAAGCTAATATTGTATGAAAGGACGCAG GTGACTGACTATGAACTGATTCCTGGTGGTCGGAACATTAAAGTTACTGAGGAGAACAAACACCAGTACGTTGATTTAATTGCTGAGCATCGTTTGACAACTGCTATTCGTCCTCAAATAAATGCATTTTTGGAAGGATTCAATGAATTAATTCCTAGGGAATTAATATCTATTTTTAATGACAAGGAGCTGGAGTTACTGATAAGTGGTCTACCAGAAATAGATA TGGATGATATGAGGGCAAATACGGAGTACTCTGGTTTTAGTGCTGCATCACCTGTTATACAGTGGTTTTGGGATGTTGTCCAAGGGTTCAGTAAGGAGGATAAAGCTCGGCTTCTTCAGTTTGTGACTGGTACCTCAAAG GTGCCTTTAGAAGGTTTTAGTGCACTTCAAGGAATTTCAGGTTCACAGAAGTTCCAGATACACAAAGCATATGGCAGCCCTGATCACTTGCCTTCTGCTCATACCTG TTTCAATCAATTGGATTTACCCGAGTATCCATCGAAGGAACATCTAGAAGAGAGGTTGTTGCTTGCAATTCACGAAGCCAATGAAGGGTTCGGATTTGGTTAA